Proteins from a genomic interval of Streptomyces fodineus:
- a CDS encoding LysR family transcriptional regulator: protein MAPDTVSLRYFLVLAKELNFTRAAARIGIAQPALSARMRRLEAELGTALLVRNTRSVVLTTAGAALAESAPPALAALDRAWDTARSAAAGELGTLRIGYSLSAGAETTPALVDRLIRGNSGLEVGAVPMATPEISPAVADGRIDAGITRGEQPGRGVRRFLLRRERVGVQLAQHHPLAEHPEIEIADAAAYPLRLPDRAANPVIHDQLSALFRDTRPHPRFHTPAVSFDMSQRDLRDGVTLAPAGEAAVTAQPAGLTWRPLRGAPSLTLHLVLPREQSPLHRRIRAVAKTLAHELHWLPD, encoded by the coding sequence GTGGCGCCGGATACGGTGAGCCTGCGGTACTTCCTGGTGCTGGCGAAGGAGTTGAACTTCACCCGCGCGGCCGCACGGATCGGTATCGCACAGCCCGCACTCAGCGCCCGGATGCGCCGATTGGAGGCGGAACTCGGTACGGCCCTGCTGGTCCGCAACACGCGTAGCGTCGTATTGACCACGGCCGGCGCGGCTTTGGCGGAGTCCGCGCCGCCCGCGCTGGCGGCGCTGGACCGGGCATGGGACACCGCCCGGAGCGCGGCGGCCGGTGAACTGGGCACGCTGCGCATCGGATACAGCCTCAGCGCCGGGGCCGAGACGACACCGGCCCTGGTGGACAGGCTGATTCGCGGCAACAGCGGACTCGAGGTCGGCGCGGTCCCGATGGCGACACCGGAGATCTCCCCCGCGGTCGCCGACGGCCGTATCGATGCCGGGATCACCCGCGGTGAACAGCCGGGCCGTGGCGTGCGCCGGTTCCTGCTGCGGCGTGAGCGCGTCGGGGTCCAGCTGGCGCAGCACCATCCGCTGGCCGAACACCCGGAGATCGAGATCGCCGACGCGGCCGCGTATCCGCTGCGACTCCCGGACCGTGCGGCCAACCCCGTGATCCACGATCAGCTGTCCGCACTGTTCCGAGACACCCGACCACACCCCCGATTCCACACGCCCGCAGTCTCTTTCGACATGTCTCAGCGCGACCTGCGCGACGGGGTCACCCTCGCCCCGGCCGGAGAAGCCGCGGTCACGGCACAACCGGCCGGTCTCACCTGGCGACCGCTGCGGGGCGCGCCCAGCCTGACGCTCCACCTGGTCCTCCCACGCGAGCAGTCGCCGCTACACCGCCGCATCCGTGCCGTCGCCAAAACCCTGGCGCACGAGCTGCACTGGCTGCCGGACTGA
- a CDS encoding DUF1330 domain-containing protein, translated as MAKGYWVSVYPAISDPERLTAYDKLARPAVQAGGGRVLSRGGRVVAHEAGITQRVVLIEFDSFEQAVAAYESEAYQKALVALPDGVERDLRIIEGID; from the coding sequence ATGGCTAAGGGCTACTGGGTCAGTGTCTACCCCGCCATTTCCGACCCTGAGAGGCTGACTGCCTACGACAAGCTGGCCCGTCCGGCTGTCCAGGCTGGGGGCGGGCGCGTCCTGTCCCGTGGCGGTCGAGTCGTCGCCCACGAGGCCGGAATCACGCAACGCGTCGTTCTGATCGAGTTCGACAGCTTTGAACAGGCCGTCGCGGCATACGAGAGCGAGGCATACCAGAAGGCGCTGGTGGCCCTCCCCGACGGCGTCGAGCGCGACTTGCGCATCATCGAAGGCATCGACTGA
- a CDS encoding excisionase: METPSNWENRLARWKSELELFEQLDETPWVTLAKAEAETGVSRSALRSWYRNGEIRSRLVDGPNGPQRLVQLDAVVDRAAASPRIQRRAEREVSLEAQVTLLRHRVDQLELRLAALERK; the protein is encoded by the coding sequence ATGGAGACACCGTCGAACTGGGAGAACCGGCTCGCGCGTTGGAAGAGCGAGCTGGAATTGTTCGAGCAGCTGGACGAGACCCCCTGGGTCACGCTGGCCAAGGCGGAGGCCGAGACCGGCGTTTCCCGCTCGGCCCTGCGGTCCTGGTACCGCAACGGCGAGATCCGGTCCCGGCTGGTGGACGGCCCGAACGGGCCGCAGCGCCTGGTCCAGCTGGACGCGGTGGTCGACCGCGCCGCCGCGTCACCGCGCATTCAGCGCAGGGCGGAACGCGAGGTCAGCCTGGAGGCCCAGGTCACCCTGCTGCGGCACCGGGTTGACCAGCTCGAGCTGCGGCTGGCCGCGCTGGAGCGGAAGTGA
- a CDS encoding DUF6461 domain-containing protein, which yields MTSVTAHDYAWIRSSSLFRYGLETGYTLTLVRSVAPTEVLRVMEAEPQGTCTGADALIERQDELGDPTDYWDESFIAGAFTVPGEGGDWTLVLHLGDGGMGMQSRFLEALSAGGRAVVHSSNGGKPMHFFQWYEDGELRTTFEWPTARDGSTPDALNSVMREVGFELSDIEGETSERVDTKAAAFALAERLTGVRVTEELLRDAEYQLGHVPEEPAEEWTGIVIDITDAHGERFYKEISRDEIEGAAGRARAEAAEPDATRRPSSPAP from the coding sequence ATGACTTCGGTGACCGCACATGACTATGCCTGGATACGTTCCTCTTCGTTGTTCCGCTACGGGCTGGAGACCGGATACACCCTCACCCTGGTGCGAAGCGTCGCCCCGACGGAGGTGCTGCGGGTGATGGAGGCGGAGCCCCAGGGCACGTGCACAGGGGCGGACGCGCTGATCGAGCGGCAGGACGAACTGGGCGACCCGACGGACTACTGGGACGAGTCCTTCATCGCGGGCGCGTTCACCGTCCCAGGCGAAGGTGGTGACTGGACGCTCGTCCTGCACCTCGGAGACGGGGGCATGGGGATGCAGTCGCGCTTCCTGGAGGCCCTGTCGGCCGGAGGGCGCGCCGTGGTGCACTCCAGCAATGGCGGCAAGCCTATGCACTTTTTCCAGTGGTATGAGGACGGGGAACTTCGGACCACCTTCGAGTGGCCCACAGCCCGGGACGGCAGCACTCCCGATGCCCTGAACTCGGTGATGCGCGAGGTCGGCTTCGAACTGTCGGACATCGAGGGCGAGACGAGCGAGCGCGTCGACACCAAGGCGGCGGCCTTCGCCCTCGCCGAGCGACTGACCGGGGTTCGGGTGACGGAGGAACTGCTCCGGGATGCCGAATACCAGCTCGGACACGTACCCGAGGAGCCCGCTGAGGAATGGACCGGCATCGTCATCGACATCACCGACGCCCACGGGGAACGCTTCTACAAGGAAATCAGCCGCGACGAGATCGAGGGAGCTGCGGGCCGTGCTCGCGCCGAGGCGGCAGAGCCGGATGCCACCCGCAGGCCTTCATCGCCCGCTCCCTGA
- a CDS encoding DUF488 domain-containing protein, with amino-acid sequence MVKQITYRRVYEETSPQDGKRVLVDRVWPRGMRKEDAHLDEWLRDVAPSSELRKWYGHEPSRFAEFRRRYLAELRDAGHREAAEHLRDLAAHDKLMLLTATRDVDHSQAAVLTEWLTRKR; translated from the coding sequence ATGGTCAAACAGATCACGTACCGCAGGGTCTACGAGGAGACCTCGCCGCAGGACGGCAAGCGCGTGCTCGTCGACCGGGTCTGGCCACGGGGCATGCGCAAGGAGGACGCGCATCTGGACGAGTGGCTGCGCGATGTCGCCCCGTCCAGCGAACTGCGCAAGTGGTACGGCCATGAACCCAGCCGCTTCGCCGAGTTCCGTCGCCGCTACCTGGCAGAACTGCGTGATGCCGGACACCGGGAGGCCGCGGAACATCTGCGTGACCTGGCGGCGCACGACAAGCTCATGCTGCTCACCGCCACCAGGGACGTGGACCACAGCCAAGCCGCTGTCCTGACGGAGTGGCTGACCAGGAAGCGGTGA
- a CDS encoding NADH-quinone oxidoreductase subunit C, whose translation MTRTTYEIGSTELPQWAGELLGGGARLALVAAHLDEGGPRVVYLFVAGPPDTRTELHVRLDPERPEVPTLADLSFPAGRFEREMRDLFGIVPLGHPLPRRLVRHFHWPRGWYPMRPDAGPPPGFGEQEGPYPFLEVEGNGVYEIPVGPVHAGLIEPGHFRFSVVGETILRLKARLWFVHKGIERLFQGRSATTGLPLAERISGDTAMGHALAYCLAVEEATGTEVPAEAQRARALLLELERIHNHVADLGMLCNDVGHGILNAHAQRVREQLLRVNREITGHRLLRGGVVPGGTALRSLPDVRRLRAIGEDIREITGLALGHSTVRDRFTGTAVLKAAAAREIGCLGYVARASGLAHDARTAHPFTGYGPRLGVPVHASGDVLARFLVRAEEIETSVALIEEFADGLTAPAMMLAAQPSPGAGPGTGVGLVEGWRGTITTRVELAPDGTLSRVKPVDPSFFNWPALPVALADTIVPDFPLTNKSFNLSYAGNDL comes from the coding sequence ATGACGCGTACGACGTACGAGATCGGCTCCACCGAACTCCCGCAGTGGGCCGGAGAGTTGCTGGGCGGCGGGGCCCGGCTGGCGCTGGTCGCCGCGCACCTCGACGAAGGCGGCCCTCGCGTGGTCTACCTCTTCGTGGCCGGCCCGCCCGACACCCGCACCGAACTGCACGTCCGCCTCGACCCCGAACGCCCCGAGGTCCCGACGCTCGCCGACCTCTCCTTCCCGGCGGGCCGGTTCGAACGCGAGATGCGCGACCTGTTCGGCATCGTCCCCCTCGGCCACCCGCTCCCGCGCCGCCTCGTGCGCCACTTCCACTGGCCGCGCGGCTGGTATCCGATGCGGCCCGATGCGGGCCCCCCGCCGGGCTTCGGCGAGCAGGAGGGGCCGTACCCCTTCCTGGAGGTGGAGGGCAACGGTGTCTACGAGATCCCCGTCGGCCCCGTGCACGCCGGCCTGATCGAACCCGGTCACTTCCGCTTCTCCGTCGTCGGCGAGACCATCCTCAGGCTCAAGGCCCGTCTCTGGTTCGTGCACAAAGGCATCGAGAGACTCTTCCAGGGCCGCTCGGCCACCACCGGACTTCCCCTCGCCGAACGCATCAGCGGCGACACGGCCATGGGCCATGCGCTGGCGTACTGCCTGGCCGTCGAAGAGGCCACCGGCACCGAGGTACCCGCCGAGGCCCAGCGTGCCCGAGCCCTCCTCCTGGAGCTGGAGCGGATCCACAACCACGTCGCCGACCTCGGCATGCTCTGCAACGACGTCGGCCACGGCATCCTCAACGCCCACGCCCAGCGCGTCCGCGAGCAACTCCTCCGCGTTAACCGGGAGATCACCGGCCACCGGCTGCTGCGCGGCGGCGTCGTCCCCGGCGGCACGGCACTCCGGTCTCTGCCCGACGTACGACGTCTGAGGGCCATCGGCGAGGACATCCGCGAGATCACCGGCCTCGCCCTGGGGCACTCCACCGTCCGCGACCGCTTCACCGGAACCGCCGTCCTGAAGGCCGCCGCCGCCCGGGAGATCGGCTGCCTTGGCTACGTCGCCCGCGCCAGCGGACTCGCGCACGACGCCCGAACCGCCCACCCTTTCACCGGATACGGTCCGCGGCTCGGCGTACCCGTCCACGCCAGCGGCGACGTCCTCGCCCGCTTCCTCGTCCGCGCCGAGGAAATCGAGACCTCCGTCGCCCTGATCGAGGAGTTCGCCGACGGGCTCACCGCCCCCGCAATGATGCTCGCGGCCCAGCCGTCCCCTGGTGCGGGCCCCGGCACGGGCGTGGGCCTGGTCGAGGGCTGGCGCGGCACCATCACCACCCGCGTCGAACTCGCCCCCGACGGAACCCTGTCCCGGGTCAAGCCGGTCGACCCGTCCTTCTTCAACTGGCCCGCCCTGCCGGTCGCATTGGCGGACACGATCGTCCCCGACTTCCCGCTGACCAACAAAAGCTTCAACCTCTCCTACGCGGGCAACGACCTCTGA
- a CDS encoding proton-conducting transporter membrane subunit: protein MNSALLLTAPAAVPLLTAAAYALTGTRTPRPGRHPAAWPGLVSPLAILLCGTLLAAGVLKGGARTACSGLLRADALTVWMLLVVGAVALIACGATPAYLAGERTAERTTARTARRYHVLVHAFLAAMCLAVVSANLGVLWVAVEATTIVTAFLVGHRRTRTSVEAAWKYVVICSAGIALAFLGTVLIYYAARQAGIAEAWALDWPTLVARSGRLDPAVTRLGITLVVLGFGAKAGLIPLHAWLPDAHSQAPAPVSALMSGVLLSVAFAAILRYRVIADAALGTDFTRLLLAGIALLTLALAAGLLLSQRDYKRMLAYSSMEHMSLIALAAAIGGPLALSAALLHIAGHGLAKSVAFCASGRILQLTGTTRIGRVRGLLARTPAVAGLFGCAVVALMAFPPFSLFASELGIARAGFRAGSGLAPVMAAALVLVLVAFAAFAARTARMLFGPAPAPPAVPEGTAVWPLGLGLAACAALGVSLGPLTGLLHAAARAIGGH, encoded by the coding sequence ATGAACTCCGCTCTGCTGTTGACCGCGCCCGCCGCCGTACCGCTGCTGACCGCCGCCGCGTACGCGCTCACCGGTACGCGAACGCCCCGCCCGGGGCGCCACCCGGCGGCCTGGCCCGGACTCGTCTCACCCCTGGCGATCCTGCTGTGCGGGACTCTGCTGGCGGCGGGCGTCCTCAAGGGCGGAGCGCGCACCGCCTGTTCCGGGCTGCTGCGCGCCGACGCCCTCACCGTATGGATGCTGCTCGTCGTCGGCGCCGTGGCGCTCATCGCCTGCGGTGCGACGCCCGCGTACCTGGCCGGCGAACGCACCGCGGAGCGGACCACGGCCCGCACCGCGCGCCGCTACCACGTCCTCGTGCACGCCTTCCTCGCCGCGATGTGCCTGGCCGTGGTCAGCGCCAACCTCGGTGTGCTGTGGGTCGCCGTCGAGGCCACCACCATCGTCACCGCCTTTCTGGTCGGCCACCGCCGCACCCGTACGTCCGTCGAGGCCGCCTGGAAGTACGTGGTGATCTGCTCGGCGGGCATCGCCCTCGCCTTCCTCGGCACGGTACTGATCTACTACGCGGCCCGGCAGGCTGGCATCGCGGAGGCATGGGCGCTGGACTGGCCCACCCTCGTGGCCCGCTCGGGCCGGCTCGACCCGGCGGTCACCCGGCTCGGCATCACCCTGGTCGTCCTCGGCTTCGGCGCCAAGGCCGGCCTGATCCCGCTGCACGCCTGGCTGCCCGACGCCCACAGCCAGGCACCCGCTCCGGTGTCCGCGCTGATGTCCGGGGTACTGCTGTCCGTCGCCTTCGCCGCGATCCTGCGCTACCGGGTCATCGCGGACGCGGCCCTGGGCACCGACTTCACCCGCCTCCTGCTGGCCGGAATCGCGCTGCTCACGCTCGCCCTCGCCGCCGGACTGCTGCTGTCCCAGCGCGACTACAAGCGGATGCTGGCCTACTCCAGCATGGAGCACATGAGCCTGATCGCCCTGGCCGCGGCGATCGGCGGCCCGCTCGCCCTGTCCGCGGCGCTGCTGCACATCGCCGGGCACGGGCTGGCCAAGTCCGTCGCCTTCTGCGCTTCCGGCCGCATCCTCCAACTCACCGGCACCACGAGGATCGGCCGCGTGCGCGGGCTGCTCGCCCGGACCCCCGCAGTGGCCGGCCTGTTCGGTTGCGCGGTGGTGGCCCTGATGGCCTTCCCGCCGTTCAGCCTCTTCGCCTCCGAACTCGGCATCGCCCGGGCGGGCTTCAGGGCGGGCAGCGGCCTCGCCCCGGTGATGGCAGCGGCCCTGGTGCTCGTCCTCGTCGCCTTCGCCGCGTTCGCCGCCCGCACCGCCCGCATGCTCTTCGGCCCGGCACCGGCACCGCCGGCGGTACCCGAGGGCACCGCCGTCTGGCCGCTCGGCCTGGGCCTGGCCGCCTGCGCCGCCCTGGGTGTCTCGCTCGGCCCGCTCACCGGCCTGCTGCACGCCGCCGCGCGGGCCATCGGAGGTCACTGA
- a CDS encoding respiratory chain complex I subunit 1 family protein: MNGIGYAAVVGQVVVVVGGAPLLAGWMRQVRARLEGRAGAGVLQPWRDTCKLLRKEPITPAGTGPAFRAAPALLVATTAVATALVPLLSTDTPVSSHADLVVVVALVALGTLALALAGLDTGTAFGGMGASREMTVAALVEPTILLSVFALSMPAGTTNIPAIVAGAAHHPARLASPAGLLAVAALAVAVLAETGRIPVDNPSTHLELTMIHEAMVLEYAGPDLALVELGAQMRLTLLLGLLSSLFVPWGIATSGSWGALAVAPVLFAAKLCLLGAALATAEVCWAKVRLFRVPELLAGSFLLALLAVTASYVLNGAP, encoded by the coding sequence ATGAACGGGATCGGGTACGCGGCTGTCGTCGGCCAGGTCGTGGTCGTCGTGGGCGGGGCGCCGCTGCTGGCCGGGTGGATGCGGCAGGTGCGGGCCCGGCTGGAGGGCCGAGCCGGTGCCGGGGTGCTCCAGCCCTGGCGGGACACGTGCAAACTGCTGCGCAAGGAACCCATCACACCCGCTGGGACCGGGCCCGCGTTCCGGGCCGCCCCCGCCCTGCTGGTCGCCACCACCGCGGTGGCTACCGCATTGGTGCCCCTGCTGTCCACCGACACCCCGGTCAGCTCGCACGCGGACCTCGTCGTGGTGGTCGCGCTGGTCGCGCTGGGCACGCTCGCGCTCGCGCTGGCGGGTCTGGACACCGGAACGGCGTTCGGCGGGATGGGCGCCTCCCGGGAGATGACGGTCGCCGCGCTGGTGGAGCCGACCATCCTGCTGTCGGTGTTCGCCCTGTCGATGCCGGCCGGCACGACCAACATCCCGGCGATCGTCGCCGGCGCCGCCCACCACCCGGCCCGCCTCGCCTCCCCGGCCGGCCTGCTGGCCGTCGCCGCGCTCGCGGTCGCAGTGCTCGCGGAGACCGGCCGGATCCCGGTCGACAATCCCTCCACGCACCTCGAACTGACCATGATCCACGAGGCGATGGTGCTGGAGTACGCGGGTCCGGACCTGGCACTGGTCGAGCTCGGCGCCCAGATGCGGCTCACCCTGCTGCTCGGCCTGCTGTCCTCGCTGTTCGTGCCATGGGGCATCGCAACCAGTGGCTCCTGGGGCGCCCTGGCCGTGGCACCGGTGCTGTTCGCGGCGAAGCTCTGCCTTCTGGGCGCGGCGCTCGCGACGGCGGAGGTGTGCTGGGCGAAGGTCCGGCTGTTCCGGGTGCCGGAACTGCTCGCGGGATCCTTCCTGCTGGCGCTGCTCGCGGTGACCGCCTCCTACGTCCTGAACGGAGCACCATGA
- a CDS encoding proton-conducting transporter membrane subunit, producing the protein MNLIPAALATATALGGAGTPAGLVLPHPVRVPVVGALTVGVGVSGGAAGVAALGGSRWAAVRPGLLPLAGAHAAVDPLAGLFMAVAGAVVAAVGVYGIGYAAGHGSHGLGSRSAQAVLPLFALTLVLVPVAASVSTFLALWELMALGSLTLVLAEHRERSSVRQAGVWYAVMTHLGLVLLLTGFALFAAQAGGETFAALRTGAHHVSATMRGLVFVPLALAFMSKAGAMPLHAWLPRAHPEAPSPVSALMSAAMVNLGIYGLVRTGLDLLGGGPAWWWLGLLAAGGVSAVYGILQAAMASDLKRLLAYSTSENMGLVLIGVGAAGLFASHGDRPLAALALAAALLHVVNHSVFKALLFCGAGSVLRATGLRDLDRLGGLRSRMPATAGLFALAALGAVALPPGNGFISEWLLLQALIHGFHVPGVAVAVVLPLSVALVALSAGIAAAVFVKALGVGFFARPRDERAASARESPPLMLTGMALLAAGVVALAVVPGLLGEGLDRAVGAVGLPGSGPLTGGGLGVRLAGISASLSPLWVVAALTAAILPATGLPRLYGRRRRRVNARLWDCGGGAPTPRMAYTATSFAEPLQRVFDDVLAPEQDVDVTPVGESAYLVQRVRFRHRVPDRIEHRLYEPVLRALADTGRAARRLAGGSVHLYLGYGFAGLVVLLLALAVGW; encoded by the coding sequence GTGAACCTGATTCCGGCCGCCCTGGCGACGGCCACCGCACTGGGCGGCGCGGGCACGCCGGCCGGACTTGTGCTGCCCCACCCCGTGCGCGTCCCGGTCGTCGGAGCGCTGACCGTCGGTGTCGGCGTGAGCGGGGGCGCGGCGGGCGTGGCCGCACTGGGCGGAAGCCGTTGGGCAGCCGTCCGCCCCGGGCTGTTGCCGCTGGCCGGGGCGCATGCAGCGGTGGATCCGCTGGCGGGACTGTTCATGGCGGTGGCGGGAGCCGTCGTAGCGGCGGTCGGCGTGTACGGCATCGGATACGCGGCCGGGCACGGCTCGCACGGGCTCGGCTCCCGGTCGGCCCAGGCGGTGCTGCCGTTGTTCGCGCTCACACTGGTCCTCGTACCGGTGGCGGCCTCGGTGTCCACGTTCCTGGCGCTGTGGGAGCTGATGGCGCTCGGTTCGCTCACGCTGGTGCTCGCCGAGCACCGCGAGCGGTCCTCGGTACGGCAGGCCGGCGTCTGGTACGCGGTGATGACCCACCTCGGGCTGGTCCTGCTGCTGACCGGTTTCGCGCTGTTCGCCGCACAGGCGGGCGGGGAGACGTTCGCCGCCCTGCGGACGGGTGCGCACCACGTCTCGGCCACCATGCGCGGCCTGGTCTTCGTCCCGCTCGCGCTGGCGTTCATGTCGAAGGCGGGTGCGATGCCGCTGCACGCCTGGCTGCCGCGGGCGCATCCCGAAGCGCCCAGCCCCGTCTCGGCGCTGATGAGCGCCGCCATGGTCAACCTCGGCATCTACGGCCTCGTCCGCACCGGGCTCGATCTGCTCGGCGGCGGTCCGGCGTGGTGGTGGCTGGGGCTGCTCGCGGCCGGTGGGGTCAGTGCCGTGTACGGCATCCTCCAGGCGGCCATGGCCTCCGACCTGAAACGGCTGCTGGCGTACTCGACCAGCGAGAACATGGGCCTGGTCCTCATCGGAGTCGGCGCCGCAGGGCTGTTCGCCTCCCATGGTGACCGGCCGCTGGCCGCGCTGGCGCTCGCGGCGGCCCTGCTCCACGTGGTCAACCACTCTGTGTTCAAGGCCCTGTTGTTCTGCGGGGCCGGGTCCGTCCTGCGGGCTACGGGCCTGCGCGATCTGGATCGGCTGGGCGGGCTGCGGTCCCGGATGCCCGCCACCGCCGGGCTCTTCGCTCTGGCCGCGCTCGGTGCGGTGGCGCTGCCGCCGGGCAACGGCTTCATCAGCGAGTGGCTGCTCCTTCAGGCCCTCATCCACGGGTTCCACGTACCCGGCGTCGCGGTCGCCGTCGTGCTGCCCCTGTCGGTGGCGCTGGTCGCGCTGTCGGCCGGGATCGCCGCCGCCGTCTTCGTCAAGGCGCTCGGCGTCGGCTTCTTCGCCCGGCCGCGCGACGAGCGGGCCGCCTCGGCGCGGGAGTCGCCGCCGCTGATGCTCACCGGCATGGCCCTGCTCGCCGCAGGCGTGGTCGCGCTGGCGGTGGTGCCGGGCCTGCTGGGCGAGGGTCTGGACCGGGCCGTCGGCGCGGTCGGGCTGCCGGGCAGCGGGCCCCTCACCGGCGGCGGACTGGGGGTGCGGCTCGCCGGCATCTCCGCCTCGCTGTCCCCGCTGTGGGTGGTGGCTGCGCTCACCGCCGCGATCCTGCCGGCCACCGGCCTGCCCCGGCTCTACGGCCGCCGCCGGCGCCGCGTGAACGCCCGGCTGTGGGACTGCGGGGGCGGGGCACCGACACCGCGCATGGCCTATACGGCGACCTCGTTCGCCGAGCCGCTCCAGCGGGTCTTCGACGACGTCCTCGCGCCCGAGCAGGACGTCGACGTCACGCCCGTGGGGGAGTCGGCGTACCTGGTGCAGCGGGTGCGCTTCCGGCACCGGGTACCCGACCGGATCGAGCACCGGCTCTACGAGCCGGTGCTGCGTGCGCTGGCGGACACCGGGCGGGCGGCGCGTCGGCTGGCGGGGGGCAGTGTGCACCTCTACCTCGGCTACGGCTTCGCCGGGCTGGTCGTGCTGCTGCTGGCGCTGGCGGTGGGCTGGTGA
- a CDS encoding NADH-quinone oxidoreductase subunit B family protein has product MGLLRKIRETGRVAEPAPPRPPGEVPEKARQLSGSVQVRCVDAGSCNGCEIEIAAAFNPVHDAERYGARLVASPRHADVALVTGPVTRNMAQPLRRTVAAMGEPRLVVAVGDCAINCGEFAGGYGVEGAVRDVVPVDLAVPGCPPEPEAIVSALRRVTGR; this is encoded by the coding sequence ATGGGCCTGTTGCGCAAGATCCGCGAGACCGGGCGGGTGGCCGAGCCCGCGCCGCCCCGCCCCCCAGGCGAAGTGCCGGAGAAAGCACGGCAGTTGAGCGGGTCGGTGCAGGTGCGCTGCGTGGATGCGGGCTCCTGCAACGGCTGCGAGATCGAGATCGCCGCGGCCTTCAACCCGGTCCACGACGCCGAGCGGTACGGCGCCCGACTGGTGGCATCGCCCCGGCACGCGGACGTGGCCCTGGTGACCGGCCCGGTGACACGGAACATGGCCCAGCCGCTGCGCCGCACGGTCGCCGCGATGGGCGAGCCACGGCTGGTGGTCGCGGTCGGGGACTGCGCCATCAACTGCGGGGAGTTCGCCGGTGGGTACGGTGTCGAGGGCGCCGTCCGTGACGTCGTACCGGTGGACCTGGCCGTTCCGGGCTGCCCGCCGGAGCCCGAGGCGATCGTCTCGGCGCTCAGGAGGGTGACCGGACGGTGA
- a CDS encoding ArsR/SmtB family transcription factor, whose amino-acid sequence MSTPLYQLKAEFFKTLGHPARIRVLELLSEREHAVAEMLPEVGIEPAHLSQQLAVLRRANLVKTRKEGSAVYYSLTSPHVAELLRVARTILSGVLAGQAELLADLQAAQPERKPPSR is encoded by the coding sequence ATGAGTACGCCGCTGTACCAGCTGAAGGCCGAGTTCTTCAAGACGCTCGGTCACCCGGCCCGGATCCGTGTCCTCGAGCTGTTGAGCGAGCGCGAGCACGCGGTCGCCGAGATGCTGCCCGAGGTGGGCATCGAGCCCGCGCACCTGTCCCAGCAGCTGGCGGTGCTGCGCCGGGCGAACCTGGTCAAGACGCGCAAGGAGGGCTCGGCCGTGTACTACTCCTTGACCAGCCCGCACGTCGCGGAACTTCTCCGCGTCGCCCGCACCATCCTCTCCGGCGTGCTGGCCGGGCAGGCCGAACTGCTCGCCGACCTGCAGGCGGCTCAGCCGGAGCGGAAGCCGCCGTCGCGGTGA
- a CDS encoding pyridoxamine 5'-phosphate oxidase family protein, whose translation MSASPTPVRMLELSGAEALWLLEGTGLGRLAYVLRGQPVIRPARHVFEYGRLVVRTPAPAVAVPATATYYVDEIQEATGTGWTVTVAGPAEVITDHHETAHYRRTLAGWIHGPHDAVLRIHPQTVTGFRLACPQM comes from the coding sequence ATGAGCGCCTCTCCCACCCCGGTACGCATGCTCGAGCTGTCCGGCGCGGAAGCGCTGTGGCTGCTGGAGGGCACCGGCCTGGGGCGCCTGGCGTACGTCCTGCGGGGGCAGCCCGTCATCCGCCCGGCCCGGCACGTGTTCGAGTACGGCCGGCTGGTCGTGCGGACGCCCGCTCCGGCCGTGGCGGTGCCCGCGACCGCGACGTACTACGTCGACGAGATCCAGGAAGCGACGGGCACGGGCTGGACCGTGACCGTGGCCGGTCCCGCCGAAGTGATCACGGACCACCACGAGACGGCCCACTACCGGCGCACCCTGGCCGGCTGGATCCACGGTCCGCACGACGCGGTCCTGCGCATCCACCCCCAGACCGTCACCGGATTCCGCCTCGCATGCCCGCAGATGTGA